A section of the Oryzias latipes chromosome 8, ASM223467v1 genome encodes:
- the LOC105354564 gene encoding uncharacterized protein LOC105354564 isoform X2: MLSDHYIQKILRSLISGIATDMKLSFWLPLLLIFLSRAENNESCTLQQTKMIWRKAGGSLNLSCTMTPECVAGKIEYKWFVFKEDRHFALNSNDKYTLSRTMLTITSLKVDDSGIYYCGTGQTKCCKPLVGLGTTLVVTGKARVLLLLALVLLAIFNFAIVTFIILKKCCWKKTAAVKTSVHDKESIRKKSHFRNVVQELHSRENLRKSKNTARQKPAEPKRDMNIVSTDCIYQNV, translated from the exons ATGTTGTCAGATCACTACATTCAAAAAATCCTGAGATCTCTCATAAGCGGTATAGCTACGGACATGAAGTTGTCGTTTTGGTTGCCCCTTCTGCTTATCTTCTTGTCAAGAGCAG AGAATAATGAAAGCTGCACATTACAGCAGACCAAGATGATCTGGCGCAAAGCGGGAGGATCCTTAAATCTCTCTTGTACCATGACCCCAGAATGCGTAGCAGGCAAAATTGAGTACAAGTGGTTTGTTTTCAAAGAAGACAGGCATTTTGCCCTGAATTCCAACGACAAATACACCTTGAGTAGAACAATGTTAACCATCACGTCACTGAAGGTTGATGACAGTGGGATCTACTACTGTGGAACAGGACAAACTAAATGCTGCAAACCGCTTGTAGGGCTCGGAACGACTCTTGTAGTGACAG GTAAAGCTAGAGTTCTGCTGTTGCTGGCATTAGTCCTTCTGGCCATCTTTAACTTTGCCATAGTAACGTTCATCATTCtaaagaag TGTTGCTGGAAGAAAACAGCTGCTGTGAAGACATCTGTACACGACAAG GAGAGCATAAGGAAAAAATCTCACTTTCGTAACGTGGTCCAAGAGCTGCACAGCAGAGAGAACCTGAGAAAGAGTAAAAACACAGCCAGACAAAAACCTGCTGAG CCGAAAAGAGACATGAACATTGTTTCTACTGACTGCATCTACCAAAACGTCTGA
- the LOC105354564 gene encoding uncharacterized protein LOC105354564 isoform X1, translating to MLSDHYIQKILRSLISGIATDMKLSFWLPLLLIFLSRAENNESCTLQQTKMIWRKAGGSLNLSCTMTPECVAGKIEYKWFVFKEDRHFALNSNDKYTLSRTMLTITSLKVDDSGIYYCGTGQTKCCKPLVGLGTTLVVTGKARVLLLLALVLLAIFNFAIVTFIILKKCCWKKTAAVKTSVHDKESIRKKSHFRNVVQELHSRENLRKSKNTARQKPAEVSCNKILQNKRLHQLSLLCFPTMP from the exons ATGTTGTCAGATCACTACATTCAAAAAATCCTGAGATCTCTCATAAGCGGTATAGCTACGGACATGAAGTTGTCGTTTTGGTTGCCCCTTCTGCTTATCTTCTTGTCAAGAGCAG AGAATAATGAAAGCTGCACATTACAGCAGACCAAGATGATCTGGCGCAAAGCGGGAGGATCCTTAAATCTCTCTTGTACCATGACCCCAGAATGCGTAGCAGGCAAAATTGAGTACAAGTGGTTTGTTTTCAAAGAAGACAGGCATTTTGCCCTGAATTCCAACGACAAATACACCTTGAGTAGAACAATGTTAACCATCACGTCACTGAAGGTTGATGACAGTGGGATCTACTACTGTGGAACAGGACAAACTAAATGCTGCAAACCGCTTGTAGGGCTCGGAACGACTCTTGTAGTGACAG GTAAAGCTAGAGTTCTGCTGTTGCTGGCATTAGTCCTTCTGGCCATCTTTAACTTTGCCATAGTAACGTTCATCATTCtaaagaag TGTTGCTGGAAGAAAACAGCTGCTGTGAAGACATCTGTACACGACAAG GAGAGCATAAGGAAAAAATCTCACTTTCGTAACGTGGTCCAAGAGCTGCACAGCAGAGAGAACCTGAGAAAGAGTAAAAACACAGCCAGACAAAAACCTGCTGAGGTAAGTTGCAACaagattttacaaaacaaaaggtTGCATCAATTGTCACTGTTGTGCTTTCCCACCATGCCTTGA
- the LOC101157456 gene encoding transmembrane protein 180: MIRRLGINPAALAYAMTTLGSGMINNIFSFYYVKLFLNKYKISEGAFHQSQVVYMVWNAVNDPLFGYLQDTSKVPCCSQRRLSILYGAPLYSLAFLLAWFPWRSYTPGDWLSGLHLTVALCAFDGMLTFVLLAQCALFAEISSHHQNRLRLIKYSQVASLVGSSSILFCGVLSKNMEDFSAFQAFSVLTAVLSCGCMLYTGFHSEGRFDTKAPEAEIPRSVDGAASSQVADSASMMWRLTWQILTNRDFQLFVLMNFFQVFMLAFFNNFTIIFTEHLIPPDVLPSLAKSVMYGAGFICPQLLVLVCQGQLQNLGYYRIILFTFYVEVGMAIIMLALGPHHYYIMAFFLTANMVIVQAAFSLFSLPLADIIDTDMQKHKRSSPLSSMVFGTNALFTKPAQSLAPMIVLNILNQFGYEQLKDPGNNSDPSALEGLHSVMFYLVCLVPVCVAALQALAWRPFSIRSSHTLDAKYVDC, translated from the exons ATGATCCGACGTCTGGGGATTAATCCTGCAGCTCTGGCTTACGCCATGACCACCCTCGGGTCAGGCATGATTAATAATATTTTCAGCTTCTACTATGTCAAACTCTTCCTGAATAAGTACAAAATATCTGAAGGAGCATTCCACCAATCACAA GTGGTGTACATGGTGTGGAATGCAGTCAATGACCCCCTATTTGGTTACCTGCAAGACACCTCCAAGGTTCCCTGCTGCTCTCAGCGACGCCTCTCCATCCTGTATGGTGCTCCCCTCTACTCACTGGCTTTTCTTCTGGCTTGGTTCCCATGGCGATCCTACACACCTGGGGATTGGTTGAGTGGGTTGCACCTGACAGTCGCCCTCTGTGCTTTTGATGGTATGCTGACTTTTGTGCTGCTGGCTCAGTGCGCCTTGTTTGCAGAAATTTCCAGCCATCACCAAAACCGATTAAGACTTATAAAGTACAGCCAA GTGGCTTCTCTCGTTGGCTCCTCCAGCATTCTCTTCTGTGGAGtgctgtccaaaaacatggaaGATTTTTCAGCTTTTCAGGCATTCTCGGTGCTGACTGCTGTCCTGAGCTGTGGCTGCATGCTCTACACAGGCTTCCACAGCGAGGGCCGCTTTGATACTAAAGCACCTGAAGCAGAGATTCCAAGATCTGTCGATGGTGCTGCTTCTAGCCAAGTTGCAGATTCTGCCTCCATGATGTGGAGGTTGACATGGCAGATTCTGACTAACAGAGACTTTCAGCTGTTCGTGCTCATGAACTTCTTCCAGGTGTTCATGTTGGCTTTCTTTAATAATTTTACCATTATATTCACTGAGCACCTAATTCCTCCAGACGTTCTTCCATCGCTGGCTAAGAGTGTCATGTACGGAGCAGGATTCATCTGCCCGCAG TTATTAGTGTTGGTCTGTCAAGGTCAGCTGCAAAATCTGGGGTACTATAGGATCATCCTCTTCACTTTCTATGTGGAGGTCGGAATGGCGATCATCATGCTAGCTCTTGGTCCTCATCATTACTATATCATGGCGTTTTTTCTCACCGCTAACAT gGTTATCGTTCAAGCAGCCTTCAGTCTTTTTAGCCTGCCCCTGGCTGACATCATTGACACCGACATGCAGAAGCACAAACggag CTCTCCCTTGTCCTCCATGGTGTTTGGAACCAATGCGCTGTTCACTAAGCCGGCTCAGTCTCTGGCACCAATGATAGTTCTTAACATTCTGAACCAGTTTGGATATGAACAGCTGAAGGATCCAGGCAACAATTCAGACCCAAG TGCTTTGGAAGGCCTCCACAGTGTCATGTTCTACTTGGTTTGTCTGGTGCCCGTGTGTGTTGCAGCCCTGCAAGCTCTGGCCTGGAGGCCCTTCTCCATTCGTAGCAGTCACACCCTTGATGCAAAGTATGTAGACTGCTAG